A stretch of the Lactuca sativa cultivar Salinas chromosome 9, Lsat_Salinas_v11, whole genome shotgun sequence genome encodes the following:
- the LOC111889800 gene encoding F-box protein At3g07870, translated as MSSSKSRKSLDPSMEDLPAHLMVDILSRLPVKTIIHCKCVCKKWLDLISESYFADHHLSRSPSGIMIYHNSNEVFRNAEEEQKTGYLRTGILRWVEVEDKLDHHYLHHDPIMSLDLNLAPIFQKSQILPVGSVNGLLCLWQFGPQHDKTYICNPITREYMILPKPQYYLQHNAHLVYCFGVAPLTNEYKVIRIFQGEKIPYFSSNSRPIISQAEVYTLGTGQWRSLGHVPYWLKGMYGPFLNGHAHWTVLDKDSSEKLCVFDFEKETFELFPSPPCEARDENLIFKSLGVLKGCLCRCESYDSQLVVWVMKEYGIKKSWRKEFVVMESENTDLDLLTLETVDLITGFKDGTVLMASYRDTLLVYCPRREIILDTEMFYRYFKGYTFRPSFRRLHNFENERVYMF; from the coding sequence ATGTCGTCATCAAAATCAAGAAAATCATTGGATCCATCAATGGAAGACTTACCTGCACATCTGATGGTCGATATTCTCTCTCGACTCCCTGTGAAGACAATCATCCACTGCAAGTGTGTATGCAAGAAGTGGCTGGATCTCATTTCTGAGTCTTACTTTGCTGATCATCATCTCTCAAGATCCCCCTCAGGAATTATGATTTATCATAATTCCAATGAAGTTTTTCGTAATGCAGAAGAAGAACAGAAGACAGGTTACCTAAGAACAGGCATTTTAAGGTGGGTGGAGGTTGAAGATAAACTCGATCACCACTATTTACACCATGACCCAATCATGAGCCTTGACCTTAATCTCGCACCCATTTTCCAAAAGTCTCAAATACTCCCAGTGGGCTCAGTCAATGGTTTGCTctgtctttggcaatttggtccTCAACATGACAAAACGTACATATGCAATCCAATCACTAGAGAATATATGATCCTCCCAAAGCCACAATACTATTTACAACATAATGCACACCTGGTTTATTGTTTCGGTGTTGCACCACTTACAAATGAATACAAAGTGATACGGATTTTCCAAGGGGAAAAAATACCGTATTTTTCCTCAAACTCTCGACCAATCATATCACAAGCTGAGGTCTACACCCTTGGCACGGGTCAATGGAGAAGTCTTGGTCATGTCCCTTACTGGCTTAAAGGAATGTATGGGCCATTTTTAAATGGTCATGCTCATTGGACTGTTCTTGACAAAGATTCCTCTGAAAAGCTTTGTGTTTTTGATTTTGAGAAGGAGACATTTGAGTTGTTCCCATCTCCTCCGTGTGAAGCTAGAGATGAAAATCTGATCTTTAAAAGTTTGGGAGTCTTGAAAGGTTGTTTATGTCGATGTGAAAGTTACGATTCTCAATTGGTGGTTTGGGTGATGAAGGAATATGGGATCAAGAAATCTTGGCGTAAGGAGTTTGTAGTCATGGAAAGTGAGAACACCGATCTTGATTTGTTGACTTTGGAAACTGTGGATTTAATTACGGGGTTTAAAGATGGAACTGTTTTGATGGCGTCTTATCGTGACACACTGCTTGTTTATTGTCCTCGAAGGGAAATTATTCTTGACACCGAAATGTTTTATCGATACTTCAAAGGATATACTTTTCGTCCGAGCTTTCGTAGACTTCATAACTTTGAAAATGAGAGAGTTTATATGTTCTAA